From Acidihalobacter aeolianus, a single genomic window includes:
- a CDS encoding sulfurtransferase TusA family protein — protein sequence MTTANKELDARGLNCPLPILRTKKAINELGSGETLKVIATDPGAVKDFEAFCKQTGNELVEHSEAGGEFTFLLRKS from the coding sequence ATGACGACTGCTAACAAGGAACTGGATGCCCGCGGCCTGAACTGCCCGCTGCCGATCCTGCGCACCAAGAAGGCCATCAACGAGCTGGGTTCCGGCGAAACCCTGAAAGTGATCGCCACCGACCCGGGCGCAGTCAAGGATTTCGAGGCCTTCTGCAAGCAGACCGGCAACGAACTGGTCGAGCACAGCGAAGCCGGCGGCGAGTTCACCTTCCTTCTACGCAAGTCCTGA
- a CDS encoding alpha/beta hydrolase: MPPDTLDCLENGARTPRHTLVWLHGLGADGHDLSTFAGLLLPEMSGVLRQVFPHAPYRHIALWGGETRAWYGFDSLEFGTSEHAADIDESVALIREVLERERRMLPPDGRLILGGFSQGGVIALAAGLAGDIRIDGIVALSTYLWGEVPDKHHALPVFMAHGTDDPVIPLALARSSVGRLRQAGIDVDWSEYPMQHQICDTEMVDLARWLRARLVAPPEPSTGG, from the coding sequence ATGCCACCCGACACCCTCGACTGCCTGGAAAACGGCGCCCGCACACCCCGACATACCCTCGTCTGGCTGCATGGCCTGGGCGCCGACGGCCACGACCTGAGCACGTTCGCAGGCCTGCTCCTGCCCGAAATGTCCGGCGTTCTGCGCCAGGTCTTCCCCCACGCGCCCTATCGTCACATCGCGCTGTGGGGCGGTGAGACCCGCGCCTGGTACGGTTTCGACAGCCTCGAATTCGGCACCAGCGAACATGCCGCCGACATCGACGAGTCCGTCGCCCTGATTCGCGAGGTGCTGGAACGCGAACGACGTATGCTGCCGCCCGACGGCCGTCTCATCCTCGGCGGCTTCTCGCAGGGCGGCGTAATCGCGCTCGCCGCGGGTCTGGCCGGAGACATTCGCATCGACGGCATCGTGGCGCTCTCGACCTACCTATGGGGCGAAGTACCCGATAAGCACCATGCGTTGCCCGTGTTCATGGCCCACGGCACCGACGATCCCGTCATCCCCCTCGCGCTGGCACGCAGCTCCGTCGGGCGTCTGCGCCAGGCCGGCATCGACGTGGACTGGTCCGAATATCCGATGCAGCATCAAATCTGCGATACCGAGATGGTCGATCTGGCCCGCTGGCTGCGGGCGCGTCTCGTCGCCCCACCCGAGCCCTCAACCGGCGGCTGA
- the hemC gene encoding hydroxymethylbilane synthase, whose product MTQRLRIATRKSPLAVWQAEEVAGRLKALHPQLEIELVRMSTRGDQILDSPLAKIGGKGLFVKELEQALLSGEADIAVHSMKDVPVEFPPGLGLPVVLERDSPFDAFVSNRYDTPADMPVDAHVGSASLRRQAQIMSRFPRFKVSPLRGNVNTRLAKLDAGEFDAIILAASGLRRLGLSERIRSVLDAGDSLPAIGQGALGIETRLDDSRVMNLVAPLDDADTHCCVRAERALNARLNGGCQVPIAGYATLEGGRLRMRGLVGTPDGTRIHRAEADGPLDMPEALGTAIAENLLAQGAGEILAALGIEQQAPAR is encoded by the coding sequence ATGACCCAACGCCTCAGGATAGCCACCCGCAAGAGCCCGCTCGCCGTGTGGCAGGCCGAAGAAGTCGCAGGGCGCCTGAAGGCGCTGCACCCGCAGCTTGAAATTGAACTCGTGCGGATGAGCACTCGCGGCGACCAGATTCTCGACAGCCCGCTTGCGAAAATCGGCGGCAAGGGTCTGTTCGTCAAGGAGCTGGAACAAGCCTTGCTGAGCGGCGAGGCCGATATCGCCGTGCATTCGATGAAGGATGTACCGGTCGAGTTTCCACCCGGCCTGGGTCTGCCGGTCGTGCTGGAACGCGACAGTCCTTTCGATGCGTTCGTCTCAAACCGCTACGACACACCTGCGGATATGCCTGTCGACGCCCATGTGGGCAGCGCAAGCCTGCGACGGCAGGCACAGATCATGTCACGATTCCCTCGCTTCAAGGTCAGTCCGTTGCGCGGCAACGTCAACACCCGCCTGGCCAAACTGGACGCCGGCGAATTCGATGCGATCATCCTCGCCGCCTCGGGCTTGCGCAGGCTCGGGCTGTCCGAGCGGATTCGAAGCGTGCTCGATGCGGGCGATTCGCTGCCCGCCATCGGACAGGGCGCTCTCGGCATCGAAACCCGGCTTGACGACAGCCGGGTGATGAATCTCGTCGCGCCGCTCGACGATGCGGATACGCACTGCTGCGTGCGGGCCGAGCGTGCACTGAACGCGCGCCTCAACGGCGGCTGTCAGGTGCCGATTGCTGGATACGCCACGCTAGAGGGTGGGCGCCTGCGGATGCGCGGACTGGTCGGCACGCCCGACGGCACCCGCATCCACCGCGCCGAGGCAGACGGACCGCTCGACATGCCTGAGGCACTGGGCACTGCCATCGCCGAAAACCTGCTCGCGCAAGGCGCCGGCGAGATTCTCGCCGCCCTCGGCATCGAGCAGCAGGCGCCGGCGCGCTAG
- the argH gene encoding argininosuccinate lyase: protein MSDQRVDKLWGGRFSESTDAFVEAFTASVDFDRRLYRHDIEGSKAHARMLAHVGVLGDRECDDIVAGLDEILGEIERGEFEWSVGLEDVHMNIEARLTARIGAAGKKLHTGRSRNDQVATDIRLWLREEIDHILAELKRARRGLLDLAEREADTIMPGFTHLQVAMPVTFGHHLLAWYEMLARDSARLRDARRRVNVMPLGAAALAGTTYPIDRAYAASLLGFEGVAANSLDAVSDRDFAIETCAAAALIMTHLSRMSEEMILWASAQFGFVDLPDRFCTGSSIMPQKKNPDVPELLRGKAGRVNGDLISLLTLMKGQPLAYNKDNQEDKEPLFDAVDTVRGSLRMFADMVPAIEPRRERMRAAAMQGYATATDLADYLVRKGVPFRDAHEVVGKAVRHGIERDLDLSELPLDELQAFSDQIGPDVFDVLTLEGSVAARGHYGGTAPNAVWARIKEARTTLDNE from the coding sequence ATGAGCGATCAGCGTGTCGACAAACTTTGGGGCGGGCGTTTCAGCGAATCCACGGACGCCTTCGTTGAGGCCTTCACCGCCTCGGTGGACTTCGACCGCCGGCTCTACCGGCACGACATCGAGGGCTCCAAGGCGCATGCGCGCATGCTTGCCCACGTCGGCGTGCTCGGCGACCGCGAATGCGACGACATCGTCGCCGGGCTGGACGAGATCCTCGGCGAGATCGAGCGCGGCGAATTCGAGTGGTCCGTGGGGCTCGAGGACGTGCACATGAACATCGAGGCGCGGCTGACCGCGCGCATCGGCGCCGCGGGCAAGAAGCTGCACACCGGGCGCTCGCGCAACGACCAGGTCGCCACCGACATCCGTCTGTGGCTGCGCGAGGAAATCGACCACATCCTCGCGGAACTCAAGCGCGCGCGCCGCGGCCTGCTCGATCTCGCCGAGCGCGAGGCCGACACCATCATGCCCGGTTTCACCCACCTGCAGGTCGCCATGCCCGTCACCTTCGGCCACCACCTGCTCGCCTGGTACGAAATGCTCGCCCGCGACAGCGCGCGTCTGCGCGATGCGCGTCGCCGGGTCAACGTCATGCCGCTCGGCGCCGCCGCGCTTGCCGGCACCACCTACCCCATCGACCGCGCCTACGCGGCCAGCCTGCTCGGCTTCGAGGGCGTCGCGGCGAACTCGCTCGACGCCGTGTCCGATCGCGACTTCGCGATCGAGACCTGCGCCGCCGCCGCGCTCATCATGACCCACCTCTCGCGCATGTCCGAGGAAATGATCCTGTGGGCTTCGGCGCAGTTCGGCTTCGTCGACCTGCCCGACCGCTTCTGCACCGGCTCGTCGATCATGCCGCAGAAAAAGAATCCGGACGTACCCGAGCTACTGCGTGGCAAGGCCGGCCGCGTCAACGGCGATCTGATCAGCCTGCTGACCCTGATGAAAGGCCAGCCGCTCGCCTACAACAAGGACAATCAGGAAGACAAGGAACCCCTGTTCGATGCGGTCGATACTGTGCGCGGCAGCCTGCGCATGTTCGCCGACATGGTCCCGGCCATCGAGCCGCGCCGCGAGCGCATGCGCGCCGCCGCCATGCAGGGCTATGCCACCGCCACGGACCTGGCCGACTATCTGGTGCGCAAGGGCGTGCCCTTCCGCGATGCCCACGAAGTCGTCGGCAAGGCCGTGCGCCACGGCATCGAGCGCGACCTCGATCTCAGCGAACTGCCGCTCGACGAGCTGCAGGCCTTCAGCGACCAGATCGGCCCGGACGTCTTCGACGTGTTGACTCTGGAAGGCTCCGTCGCGGCCCGCGGCCACTACGGCGGCACCGCGCCCAACGCAGTGTGGGCGAGGATCAAGGAAGCGCGTACGACGCTGGATAATGAGTGA
- a CDS encoding LytR/AlgR family response regulator transcription factor translates to MRVMIVDDEPLARERLKALLLDCGDYVVCGEASNGEEALRVAASSHPDIVLMDIRMPGIDGMTAARRLAELHDAPAVIFTTAYDQHALSAFEAQAADYLLKPIRRERLQEALARVGRLTRPQLASAQQAAEQVEPEGRSHLCARSRGRIELVPIEDVYYLQADHKYVTVRHPRGEILIEESLKTLEEEFAARFLRIHRNALVARAHVAGLERDARGRLIVYFKGIGDRLEVSRRHAAEVRDAVQHL, encoded by the coding sequence ATGCGCGTCATGATCGTGGATGACGAACCCCTGGCGCGCGAGCGGCTCAAGGCATTGCTGCTTGATTGCGGCGACTACGTCGTCTGCGGCGAGGCGTCCAACGGCGAAGAGGCGTTAAGAGTCGCTGCTAGCAGCCACCCCGATATCGTTTTGATGGATATCCGCATGCCAGGCATCGATGGCATGACGGCCGCACGCCGGTTGGCAGAACTACATGACGCTCCGGCGGTCATTTTCACCACCGCTTACGACCAGCACGCACTGTCCGCGTTTGAAGCTCAGGCGGCGGACTATCTGCTCAAACCGATACGCCGGGAACGGCTGCAGGAAGCACTGGCACGCGTTGGCCGATTGACCCGTCCACAGCTGGCCAGCGCACAACAGGCCGCGGAGCAGGTTGAACCCGAGGGCCGCAGCCATTTGTGTGCCCGCTCGCGTGGCCGCATCGAACTGGTACCTATCGAGGATGTGTACTACCTGCAGGCCGATCACAAGTACGTCACGGTTCGCCATCCGCGCGGCGAGATTTTGATCGAGGAATCGCTGAAGACTCTGGAGGAGGAGTTCGCCGCACGCTTTCTGCGCATCCACCGCAACGCACTGGTGGCGCGCGCGCATGTTGCCGGGCTCGAACGCGACGCGCGGGGACGTTTGATCGTTTACTTCAAGGGTATCGGCGACCGCCTCGAAGTCAGCCGCCGACACGCGGCCGAAGTGCGTGACGCGGTGCAGCATCTGTAA
- a CDS encoding DUF6969 family protein — MKPDVANVNCAPELSPPPLPEASTLDADERAALLAAGDEIRECYRVLERGGLNVVGEILRGQGEFVEYEHYPRDEVGDADSRGQYYYHAHRDDTTEHGHFHTFIRTGLLDEPPAPYAAMRVDEAWPEGREAIAHLVAIAMDDWGYPVALFTTNRWVTGETWYPAPVVADLASRFCIDHANPSWPVNRWITAMLRLFRPHIDALLTHRDAAIEAWQQALPGRDVFEDRQLEVIGYLPVDVEAWLAELRA, encoded by the coding sequence ATGAAGCCGGACGTTGCGAATGTGAACTGCGCGCCGGAGTTGTCGCCTCCACCCTTACCGGAAGCCTCGACACTGGACGCCGACGAGCGGGCAGCCCTGCTCGCCGCCGGCGACGAGATCCGTGAGTGTTATCGGGTGCTCGAGCGCGGTGGACTCAACGTGGTCGGCGAAATCCTGCGCGGTCAGGGTGAGTTCGTCGAGTACGAGCACTACCCGCGCGACGAGGTCGGAGACGCCGACAGCCGTGGGCAGTACTACTACCACGCGCACCGTGACGACACGACAGAGCATGGTCACTTTCACACCTTTATCCGTACCGGTCTGCTCGACGAGCCGCCTGCGCCCTATGCGGCGATGCGCGTCGATGAGGCCTGGCCGGAAGGCCGGGAGGCGATCGCACACCTGGTGGCGATCGCCATGGACGACTGGGGCTATCCGGTCGCCCTGTTCACCACCAATCGCTGGGTGACCGGCGAGACCTGGTATCCCGCTCCAGTGGTCGCAGACCTGGCGTCGCGTTTTTGCATCGACCATGCGAATCCGTCGTGGCCGGTCAATCGCTGGATCACGGCCATGCTGCGCCTGTTCCGTCCGCATATCGATGCGCTGCTGACGCACCGCGACGCCGCGATCGAGGCCTGGCAACAGGCATTGCCCGGACGCGATGTATTCGAGGACCGGCAGCTTGAGGTCATCGGTTACTTGCCGGTCGACGTGGAGGCCTGGCTGGCCGAGCTGAGGGCTTAG
- the dapF gene encoding diaminopimelate epimerase, with translation MEQKGLKFTKMHGLGNDFAVIDGIGQHFEPTPERVRKLADRHRGIGFDQLLLVEQDMDELADFRYRIFNADGGEVEQCGNGARCFARFVVDHGLAPGPEIRVMTLGGLMRLRLEPDGQVCVDMGVPRFAPEQIPFDAPARAHTYILEVDGERYEVGAVSMGNPHVVLLVDDIETAPVNILGPQIEAHPRFPRRVNVGFMQIVSPRHVRVRVFERGAGETQACGSGACAAVAVGRDNGWLEESVAVDLTGGGLMIRWEGEGKSLKMTGPVSTVYEGRVA, from the coding sequence ATGGAGCAAAAAGGGCTAAAATTCACCAAGATGCACGGTCTCGGCAACGATTTCGCCGTGATCGACGGCATCGGCCAACACTTCGAGCCGACGCCCGAGCGCGTGCGCAAACTGGCGGATCGGCATCGCGGCATCGGTTTCGACCAACTGCTGCTGGTCGAGCAGGATATGGATGAGTTGGCCGACTTTCGCTACCGCATCTTCAATGCAGATGGCGGCGAGGTCGAGCAGTGCGGCAACGGCGCGCGATGTTTCGCACGTTTTGTCGTCGACCATGGCCTGGCCCCTGGCCCCGAGATCCGCGTCATGACCTTGGGAGGGTTGATGCGCCTGCGTCTGGAACCGGACGGCCAGGTCTGCGTGGACATGGGCGTGCCGCGTTTCGCGCCGGAACAGATCCCCTTCGATGCCCCTGCACGCGCGCACACATACATCCTCGAGGTCGACGGCGAGCGCTACGAGGTCGGCGCGGTTTCGATGGGCAACCCCCATGTCGTGCTGCTAGTCGACGACATCGAGACGGCGCCGGTGAACATTCTGGGTCCGCAGATCGAGGCGCATCCCCGCTTCCCGCGGCGCGTCAACGTCGGCTTCATGCAGATCGTTTCGCCCCGACACGTCCGCGTGCGCGTGTTCGAGCGCGGTGCGGGCGAAACCCAGGCCTGTGGCAGCGGTGCCTGCGCCGCGGTCGCGGTCGGGCGCGACAACGGCTGGCTCGAGGAGAGCGTGGCGGTTGACCTGACGGGCGGCGGGCTTATGATTAGATGGGAGGGAGAGGGCAAATCACTCAAAATGACCGGGCCCGTCTCCACCGTATATGAAGGGCGGGTAGCCTGA
- a CDS encoding DUF484 family protein: MNRQTKSEPFQESLSEADVEAFLRATPDFFERHLSLLEVLRLPHPTHGAVSLVERQMGVLRERNRHLERKLGDLIQLARENEQLSANLHHLGLGLLRADSLDSVLATAREQLRDEFKADEVVVRLIGQSGEGAPYSRPADDPGLTHFTGFFERRRPVCGRVDRGQLDWLFGSETAEQLGSAVMIPFYDAEPLGVLALGSRDAARFQPGMGTLFLGHLGELVGTAVSSRLGRI, encoded by the coding sequence ATGAATCGACAAACGAAGAGCGAACCCTTTCAGGAGTCCCTGAGCGAGGCGGATGTCGAAGCCTTTCTGCGGGCCACCCCCGATTTTTTCGAGCGCCATCTGTCACTGCTGGAAGTACTTCGCCTTCCGCACCCGACCCATGGTGCGGTATCGCTGGTGGAGCGCCAGATGGGCGTGCTGCGCGAGCGCAACCGCCATCTTGAGCGTAAGCTTGGCGATCTGATCCAACTGGCGCGCGAGAACGAGCAGCTCAGCGCCAATCTGCACCACCTGGGCCTGGGCCTGCTGCGTGCCGACAGCCTGGACAGCGTGCTGGCGACCGCCCGCGAGCAGCTGCGCGACGAATTCAAGGCCGATGAGGTGGTCGTGCGGCTGATCGGACAATCGGGCGAAGGCGCGCCCTACTCGCGTCCGGCCGACGATCCGGGGTTGACACACTTCACCGGCTTTTTCGAACGTCGTCGCCCGGTTTGCGGCCGGGTGGACCGGGGGCAGCTCGATTGGCTGTTCGGCAGCGAAACGGCCGAACAGCTGGGTTCGGCGGTGATGATCCCCTTCTACGACGCCGAGCCGCTGGGCGTGTTGGCCCTCGGCAGTCGCGACGCGGCCCGCTTCCAGCCCGGCATGGGCACGCTTTTCCTGGGCCATCTGGGCGAACTGGTCGGCACGGCGGTCAGCAGCCGACTCGGGCGGATATGA
- a CDS encoding DUF2905 domain-containing protein — MAKALIALGAALIVAGLTWPWLARLGLGRLPGDFVFRREGFVFYFPLTTSIVVSAVIALLIWLFRK, encoded by the coding sequence ATGGCGAAGGCGCTGATCGCGCTTGGTGCCGCCCTGATCGTCGCGGGGCTCACCTGGCCCTGGCTCGCACGACTGGGCCTGGGCCGCCTGCCCGGCGATTTCGTGTTCCGCCGCGAGGGTTTCGTCTTCTATTTTCCGCTGACCACCTCGATCGTGGTCAGTGCGGTGATCGCGCTGCTGATCTGGCTGTTCAGGAAATAG
- a CDS encoding class I SAM-dependent methyltransferase, giving the protein MERIPEPELMLDPAQARAYAEADFEAPHARVIDLFREVFPDWQGRGIALDLGCGPGDISLRFARAYPDVLVDGVDGSEAMMAAGRERIEAEGLAGRIKLIRALLPAEAAPRDRYDAVISNSLLHHLHDPQVLWAAVARYATPGAPVFVVDLLRPDSRETAAQMRDRYCAGEPEVLQEDFYNSLCAAFTLDELEGQLREAGLEGFAVRAVSDRHCMIHGRGR; this is encoded by the coding sequence ATGGAACGTATCCCTGAACCCGAACTCATGCTCGATCCGGCGCAGGCGCGCGCCTATGCGGAGGCCGACTTCGAAGCGCCGCATGCGCGGGTGATCGATCTGTTCCGCGAAGTCTTTCCGGACTGGCAGGGCCGGGGCATTGCGCTCGATCTTGGTTGCGGCCCGGGTGACATCAGCCTGCGTTTTGCCCGTGCATACCCTGACGTGCTGGTGGATGGCGTCGACGGCTCGGAGGCGATGATGGCGGCGGGGCGCGAGCGGATCGAGGCCGAAGGATTGGCGGGCCGGATCAAGCTGATCCGCGCCCTGCTGCCGGCCGAAGCGGCCCCGCGGGACCGCTATGACGCGGTCATTTCCAACAGCCTGCTGCATCACCTGCATGATCCGCAGGTGCTGTGGGCGGCGGTGGCCCGCTATGCGACGCCCGGCGCGCCGGTTTTCGTGGTCGATCTGCTGCGGCCGGACAGCCGCGAGACGGCGGCTCAGATGCGCGACCGCTATTGCGCGGGCGAGCCCGAGGTGTTGCAGGAGGATTTCTACAATTCCCTATGCGCGGCCTTCACGCTCGACGAGCTCGAAGGACAGTTGCGCGAGGCAGGGTTGGAGGGATTCGCGGTGCGCGCGGTCAGCGACCGGCATTGCATGATTCACGGCCGAGGCCGTTAA
- a CDS encoding sensor histidine kinase, whose amino-acid sequence MLVILIAELLAVVLTLAHSGTSEHFWRSLALISLFVQWIALGWVALLCRLGAWLNRLAPAAAAAIAYAIVLLITLTVSALTVWLANRVMPSTTGDTSLDAQFVLRNALICAIVAAVGLRYMYMQHEWKRNIEARTGARLAALQARIRPHFLFNSMNSIAALIRSRPTVAETAVLDLAEVFRSALEEKDWSTLSEEFELSRHYLALESLRLGDRLQVEWDVESDLGDVRLPALSLQPLVENAVYHGIQPRPEGGAIRIGAHRSNTSLHISIDNPLPSDSTAQHRGNGIAVSNLKERLALAYRGEARLETRVDDGRYLVQLTLPMGDNYARHDRG is encoded by the coding sequence TTGCTCGTCATCCTCATTGCCGAACTACTTGCTGTTGTACTGACCCTGGCGCACAGCGGCACATCGGAGCATTTCTGGCGCAGCCTGGCGCTGATTTCGCTGTTCGTACAATGGATCGCCTTGGGCTGGGTCGCCTTGCTTTGCCGTCTGGGGGCATGGCTGAACCGCCTCGCACCGGCAGCAGCAGCCGCTATCGCCTATGCCATCGTGCTGCTGATCACTCTGACGGTGTCCGCGCTGACCGTATGGCTTGCAAATCGCGTGATGCCCTCGACAACCGGCGACACCTCGCTCGATGCACAATTTGTGCTGAGAAACGCCTTGATCTGCGCCATCGTCGCCGCCGTGGGTCTACGCTACATGTACATGCAACATGAGTGGAAGCGGAACATCGAGGCCCGTACGGGTGCTCGGCTCGCCGCATTGCAGGCAAGAATTCGCCCGCACTTCCTGTTCAACAGCATGAACAGCATCGCGGCCCTGATCCGCAGCCGTCCCACCGTCGCAGAGACAGCAGTGCTCGATCTTGCAGAGGTCTTCCGTTCCGCGCTGGAGGAAAAGGATTGGTCCACGCTGAGCGAGGAATTCGAACTCAGCCGACACTATCTGGCGCTCGAGAGTCTGCGGCTGGGCGATCGGCTGCAGGTCGAGTGGGATGTCGAATCCGATTTGGGCGATGTACGGCTACCCGCACTGAGTCTACAACCGCTGGTGGAAAATGCCGTCTACCATGGCATTCAGCCGCGTCCGGAGGGTGGAGCGATTCGCATCGGTGCGCATCGCTCCAACACCTCGCTGCATATCAGCATCGACAACCCGTTACCGAGCGATAGCACCGCACAGCATCGCGGCAACGGCATCGCCGTCAGCAATCTCAAGGAAAGGCTTGCGCTGGCCTATAGGGGCGAAGCCCGATTGGAAACCCGCGTAGACGACGGCCGCTACCTTGTACAACTCACCTTGCCGATGGGAGACAACTATGCGCGTCATGATCGTGGATGA
- a CDS encoding thioredoxin family protein produces the protein MSLRGYRYWLAVVAALSLLAGSAHAGGLPEAHDLAAVAASAGSRPILIEIAQDGCPYCEAVREDFLEPMIISGDYRERVVMLQLHKDSPLKIRDFDGRWIEPARFAARYHVALTPTIVLLAPDGTLLTPPLVGLTSPDFYGAFLDEAIDRAGERLRTRLTDAAPRHALRPRVGG, from the coding sequence GTGAGCTTACGTGGGTACCGGTATTGGCTGGCCGTAGTCGCTGCGCTCTCGCTGCTGGCCGGTTCGGCACATGCAGGCGGTTTGCCCGAGGCGCACGACCTCGCCGCGGTCGCGGCCAGCGCGGGCTCGCGCCCCATACTCATCGAAATCGCCCAGGACGGCTGTCCCTATTGCGAGGCCGTGCGCGAGGATTTTCTCGAACCTATGATCATCAGCGGCGACTATCGCGAGCGCGTCGTCATGCTGCAATTGCACAAGGACTCGCCGCTGAAGATACGCGATTTCGACGGGCGCTGGATCGAACCGGCCCGGTTCGCTGCGCGTTACCATGTCGCGCTGACGCCCACGATCGTACTGCTGGCTCCGGACGGTACCCTGCTGACACCGCCGCTGGTCGGTCTGACGTCGCCGGATTTCTATGGCGCCTTTCTTGACGAAGCGATAGACCGGGCCGGAGAACGCCTGCGCACCCGGCTTACAGATGCTGCACCGCGTCACGCACTTCGGCCGCGTGTCGGCGGCTGA
- the lysA gene encoding diaminopimelate decarboxylase has product MDHFVYQGDALYAEAVSLEDIAERYGTPCYVYSRATLERHWHAFDRALGDHPHLVCYAVKANGNLALLNLLARLGSGFDIVSVGELERVLQAGGDPSRVVFSGIGKQASDMRRALEVGIRCFNVESVPELERLNAVAGELGVRAPVSLRVNPDVDPGTHPYIATGLKESKFGIDIDVARDVYRRAAGLAHIDVAGVDCHIGSQLTRLSPFLDALDRILALIESLRAEGIAIRHLDLGGGLGIRYRDESPPSPAEYAAAIKKRLGDRLLEILLEPGRAIVGNAGILLTRVEYLKETAHKQFAVVDAAMNDLLRPALYQGWHEILPVGRRTGETRRYDVVGPVCETGDFLGKDRDLCIATGDLLAIRTVGAYGFAMSSNYNARPRPPEVMVDGDRLHLVRERESMAQLMAGERLLPMES; this is encoded by the coding sequence ATGGATCATTTCGTCTATCAGGGTGACGCGCTGTACGCCGAGGCCGTGTCGCTGGAGGACATCGCTGAGCGCTACGGCACACCGTGCTACGTCTATTCGCGTGCGACGCTGGAGCGTCACTGGCACGCCTTCGACCGCGCGCTGGGCGATCACCCCCACCTTGTCTGCTACGCGGTCAAGGCCAACGGCAATCTCGCCCTGCTCAACCTGCTGGCACGACTGGGTTCGGGCTTCGATATCGTGTCCGTAGGCGAACTCGAGCGCGTGCTGCAGGCTGGCGGCGATCCGTCGCGTGTGGTGTTTTCCGGGATCGGCAAGCAGGCGAGCGATATGCGCCGTGCACTGGAGGTCGGGATACGCTGTTTCAACGTCGAGTCCGTGCCCGAGCTGGAGCGCCTGAACGCGGTCGCGGGCGAGCTCGGTGTGCGTGCGCCGGTGTCGCTGCGCGTCAACCCGGACGTCGATCCGGGTACGCATCCGTACATTGCCACGGGGCTCAAGGAGAGCAAGTTCGGCATCGATATCGACGTCGCCCGCGATGTGTACCGCCGGGCGGCCGGTCTGGCGCACATCGACGTGGCCGGCGTGGACTGCCACATCGGTTCGCAGTTGACGCGCCTGTCCCCGTTCCTGGACGCGCTGGACCGCATCCTGGCGCTGATCGAGAGTCTGCGGGCCGAGGGCATCGCGATCCGGCATCTCGATCTGGGTGGCGGTCTGGGTATCCGCTACCGCGACGAATCCCCCCCGTCCCCAGCCGAATATGCCGCCGCAATCAAGAAAAGACTGGGCGACCGCTTGCTGGAGATCCTGCTCGAACCGGGCCGGGCGATCGTGGGCAATGCCGGCATCCTGCTGACGCGCGTCGAATACCTGAAGGAAACCGCGCACAAGCAGTTCGCTGTGGTCGATGCGGCGATGAACGATCTGCTCCGTCCCGCGCTGTACCAGGGCTGGCACGAAATCCTGCCGGTTGGCAGGCGGACCGGCGAGACCCGGCGCTACGACGTGGTCGGGCCGGTCTGCGAGACCGGCGACTTCCTCGGCAAGGACCGCGATCTGTGCATTGCCACGGGCGATCTGCTCGCGATACGCACGGTCGGTGCCTACGGTTTCGCGATGAGCTCGAACTACAATGCGCGTCCGCGTCCGCCCGAAGTGATGGTCGACGGCGACCGCCTGCATCTCGTCCGCGAACGCGAATCGATGGCGCAGTTGATGGCCGGAGAACGCCTGCTCCCGATGGAATCCTGA
- the lptM gene encoding LPS translocon maturation chaperone LptM codes for MPRIWLRRLVPLVGAILLALAVSGCGHKGPLYLPADKPAAGTPAGGG; via the coding sequence ATGCCTCGAATCTGGTTGCGGCGGCTCGTGCCGCTCGTCGGCGCGATACTGCTCGCGCTCGCCGTGTCCGGCTGTGGACACAAGGGCCCGCTTTACCTGCCCGCCGACAAGCCGGCGGCAGGCACGCCCGCTGGGGGAGGCTGA